DNA sequence from the Hoylesella buccalis ATCC 35310 genome:
TCATTTCTTGCTGGCTCACTACCGATATTCGTTCTTCTTGCTGCTGAATATAAGCCGCATCAATAGCTTCGGCAGCCGTTTGTTGCGCCTTGTTGGGCAATTTGATGCGTTGCATGACGTTTTGAAGAAGTTCTATCGCCCCATCTTCGTTGCGTAAATAGTTGATAGACAGTTTGAGCCTGTATCCAGCTTGTGGCTCTATCCACACAGGATTTATCTGCCCCATCACCATTTTTACATTGGTATGTTCCTCCCAGGTAAGTTGATCTTTCAGGTATTTTATTTGCTGAATTTTCTTGAAAAGTTTATTTTGGTAATCAATGAAATTCAGATAGCCAATAATTTGCCGATCAATTTCCAACAAATTGTGATAAACCTCGTTCAGCTGTAGTTTCACATCTGTCACCACGCTGCGCAACTGTACATCCATGGCTTGCGCAAAAAACACGGGTTGGCTTATGTCGATTACGTTCTCAACTTCCTTGATGAGCGTTGCAATGGTGCTACGTTTCTCGTCCAAATGGATGAGCCTTGCTCGCTTGACAAGATAATTAGGTTCGTTCTTATAAGTATTATCCACATTTCGTTTCAGGTCTATCACGTTGCGAACAGTGGTAAGTGCTATGTTTTTCAGAATCTTTCTTACCTTTTTGTGATAGTCCATGCGGCGACGCTCATTATTCTCTTTCAGATAGTATTCAATATTTTCGTTGAGCGTTGTGATATATTCTGCCACCGAAGCCGTGTTGATTTGTTCGTTTACCTCTAACACTTCTTCAAAGAATTGCAGATACACGTCTTCCATTTCCAAGTAGTTCCCCGATTCGTGTATGATGCCATAGTCTATCAAAAACCTGATTCGTTCTTCTTTATAGTCAACCAATTCGCGTGCATAGTCGGTCTTGAAAGAGAACGATTTGCGTTTGGCGAACATCTCACGCAGCAATGTCTTTTCTCTTCCCAATACTTTAATCAGCTCTTCTATGGAACGAAATGTTTTCATGTTCGGTTAAATGGTCTTATCGCCTATGGCTCGTTAGGCGAAGCATGATAAGCAACAGACTCTTTTTTTTTCACGATTTAGTGGATGTGTTTCTACATGGCTGGACGTTCAGTTGTGCAAAGGGGGTGCCATCAAAAACAGACTTACACAAAAAACGGCTTTTGATGACTGATGGTAGAAAGAATCAAGTCCGTCATTATCTTTGTGGGAAAGATGCGTTTTTGGGATGCTTCCACCCCCTCGCCCATCAATTTAACAACAGACTTGACGCCCTCTTAAAATACGAAGAGGATTTGTTGCCTTTTCTCGCCTTATGTCAGAAAGACAGCTAAACATGAATGTGCTTACTGTTCTTCAGGCAAAGAAAAGGCAACCTCTTCTGGCTATGCAAGCGTTTTGCTATTCGGCTTTGAACAAATCCTTGATGCCTCCGATGCTGCCAAGCAGGTTGGTGGCCTCGTAAGGCAGGTAGACGGTCTTTGACTTGTCGCCCGAAGCCAGCTCCTGCATCATGGCGATGTACTTCTGCGCCAGAAGGTAATTGGCCGGATTGGTGCTTTTCCCCACGGCCTCGGTAATCTTCTGGATGGCGATGGCCTCGGCCTCAGCCTTGCGAATGCGTGCCGTGGCCTCACCCTCGGCAAAGAGAATGGCCTGCTGCTTGGTGGCCTCTGCGCGGTTGATGGTACTGGTCTTCTCGCCTTCCGACTGCAAGATGGCCGCCTGCTTCTCGCCCTCACTGGTCAAGATGGTGGCACGCTTGTTGCGCTCGGCCTGCATCTGCTTCTCCATGGCCTGCAACACGCTCTCGGGGGGCGTGATGTCTTGCAGCTCCACGCGGTTCACCTTGATGCCCCACTTGTTGGTGGCGTCGTCGAGAACGGCACGCAACTTGGTGTTGATGGTGTCGCGCGAGGTGAGCGTCTGGTCCAGTTCCAGCTCGCCGATGATGTTACGCAGGGTGGTCTGCGTGAGCTTCTCGATGGCGTTGGGCAGGTTGTTGATTTCGTAAACGGCCTTGAACGGGTCCACAATCTGGAAATACAACAAGGCATTGATCTGCATCTGAATGTTGTCCTTGGTGATGACATTCTGCTTGTCAAAGTCGTACACCTGCTCGCGTAGGTCGATGCTGGTGCTGTAGATGTAGCGGCCGCGGTTGAGTGTCACGATGTTCTTGGCACGGTCGATAAACGGGATAATGACGTTGATGCCAGGACTGAGTGTGGCATAGTACTTGCCCAGACGCTCTACAATTTTGGTTTCTGACTGTGGGATGATGATGATGGCCTGCTTGACGAATATCAAGGCCAATACAACAATCGCCACTAACACATAGGTTGCAATCATGATATGAAGTTTTTTGGTGAATAATTCATGCGTTACAGGCACCGCTCCACGGTGAGGATGATGCTGTCCATCTTGACCACGCGCACTCGTTCGCCCCGTTGGATGGTCTCCAAATCGGTGCTGACAGCCTTCCACACGTCGCCGTCGATCTTGACATAGCCACTCTGCTCGCCCGTGATGGGCTCTTCCACTGTGCCGGTCCGCCCAATGAGGGCCTCGGCGTTGCTCACCCGGTTGTCACCCGAGGCATGCAGGGCATGCACCAATGGCGGTCGCACGAACACGAGGCTCAGCACCGAGCACACGGCGAAAATGATGATCTGGAGCCAGAGTGGCACGTCAAAAAGCGAGCTGACCATGGCACCCAGCGCACCGATGGCGAAGCAGGTGACAAAGAAATCGCCCGACCCCAGCTCGATAATCAGGCAGAGCATGGCTACGATAGTCCAAACGAGCCATAAATTTTGTGAAATGTATTCTATCATCTGTACAAGGTTTTGGTTAACGACCACCGCCGCAGGTGGAGCCATCCGGAAATGTGACGCACTGCAAGCAAACGGTGGCGAATTGCATTTCAATCCGCAACAAATTTATAGAAAATTCTTGAATTATACGCCTGTTGGGGCAAGAAAAATCGCTCTTTTTGTAGGTGGAAAATAAAAAAAGATGATTGACCCACCAGGGAAGAAGCGTTCATCCTATATTGTGCGGACGGAAGGGCATTGACTTTGCCCGCCAAACTCAATGACATTGATGCCCAATATCAATGACTTTGGAGGGCAAAGTCAATGCTTTTTCCACGAAAGGTATAAACTACTGAAAATCAACATTATACATATTCACGAAATAGATGTCAGAAGGGGCGGACAGATAGTGGGGAACCGATGGCGGACGGATGACCCATCAGCACAAACAGGACAGGGCCTGGCAGGAACTAACTATCCTACCAGGCCCTGTGAAAGATGGTCGAAGCGGTTACTTCCCCGTGTTCCTGTAAAGGCTAGAGGCAGAAACCGTCTTTTGTCGGGATGACTGTTTCTTATTAGTCAGCTTCCTGCTCGTCTTTGGAGCAGGGGTTGCTGCGGCACCCGAGCCACCATTATAATATTGTAAAGCTGTGGGCATAAGACGCTGTAAGGCGGCAATGCGCTTGGCATCGGTGGGGTGAGTGCTGAACATGTCGCTCTGGTTGCCCTTGCCACTGGCCATGCGCTGCCAGAATGGGACGGCCACACGAGGGTCGTAACCAGCCATGGCAGCAAAGATAAGTCCCATGTTGTCGGCCTCCAACTCATGGTCGCGTGAGTATTTCAGGTTGCGGAATTGCAATCCTTGTTGGGCCACCACCTGTGCAATCTGTGTGGTGGTGTTTCCCACACCCAGCGCACCAAGGGCACCGCCAAGCACCTGAACGCCCAGATGATCCCTGATTTGTTTGCTCATCTGCTCGGCACTGTGGCGGGCAACGGCATGCGCTATCTCGTGACCTACAACCACTGCCAGGGACGGTTCGTCCTGTGTATAGGGCAGAAGGCCTTCGTACACCACGATTTTACCACCGGGCATACAGAATGCGTTGGCCTGCTTGTCGGCGACAAGGTTGAACTCCCAGCTATAGTGCTGCAGCTCTTCGCTCAGTCCATGGCTGCTGAAATAGGTTTCAACGGCACGGGCCAACCGCTGTCCCACGCGCCTCACCATGGCCGTGTTGGCTGCATTGGACGACTTGGTAGCCGAAGCCATGTACTTGTCATATTCCTGTTTGCTCAAACTAAGCACCTGCTCATCCGAGACCATCAGATTCTGTTTGCGGCCCGTAATAGGCACAGTGCGCGTCGTTCCACATGCTACGAGCAATGCAGTAGCAAAGGTCAACAATAAAATTTTAGCTTTATTCATATCCTTGATTTTATAAATTTCAATATTGCAAACTTACAAAAAAAATTGATATGCACGGACAATAGTTGATTATAATTTGAAATAATGCCGGGAAAGGGAAAGGTGGAATTGAACTCAGTTGATGCACTTGGGCTTATGTCAGCTTAAACATAACGGCATAGGGAGTCCTCAATCATGCCAACACAGGGTTGTTGCACCATTGGCTTATTCAGTCGTGTCTCTATTCATAACAACAATAACTTTCGTAGAACGATAGACTTTAATTGTCTGACTATGATCTATAAATCCTTTTTTGGAAAAACTAAATTTTGTGTCTATACCTCGACTTGTTGTAGGTAGCATTATCATATACCTAAATCTTCCTAACGAATCTGTACGCATACGAAAATTCATCAGATCGTCTGAAATTAAAACACTATCTAAAGGAACGTTATTATAATCCACCACAAGCCCTTCCAAACTTTGTACACTCTCGCATGAGCATAAAACAGAAGCAAAGGCTATGCTAATCAATGTATCTTGTATTTTCATATAAAATGCTGTTTCAAGATTCCATGCAGATTCAACAGATAAACGGGAAGCACAGGTTTTAGTCGGATTAAACGTTCAATGCGCCAATGATTTCTGTCACCGAAGCACAACCATGGTCATCAAGCCAACGGTTCACTCCATCTCGAACGTGGATGGTAGCCATGGGATCGACAAAGTTGGCCGTGCCAATCTGGATGGCCGTGGCACCCGCCATGAAGAATTCGATGGCATCTTTCGCCGTAGAAATCCCTCCAAGTCCAATGACAGGGATGCTGACTGCTTTGGCCACTTGCCATACCATGCGCAACGCTACGGGCTTTACAACCGGTCCACTGAGGCCACCTGTGGCAATGCTCAACACGGGTTTGCGCCGCTCTACATCAATGGCCATGCCCATGAGGGTGTTGATAAGCGAAACGCTGTCGGCTCCTTCGGCCTCACATGCTCGTGCTATTTCAGCCACATCGGTGACATTGGGCGACAACTTGACAATGAGTGTCTTGTGATAAGTCTGCCGAACTGCTTTGACAACCGCTGCCGCTCCGGCACAAGTTACGCCAAAAGCCATGCCGCCCTGCTTGACATTAGGACAGGAAATATTGAGCTCGATGGCCGGAATCTTGTCCAGGGCATCGATACGGGCGGCACACTCGGCATAATCATCGGGCGTGTTTCCGCTGACATTGACAATCATGTGGGTGTCGATATCCTTAATCTTTGGATAGATTTCTGAGCAGAAATAGTCTACACCCTTGTTCTGTAGGCCCACACAGTTGAGCATGCCATGCGGCGTTTCGGCCATTCGCGGATACTTGTTTCCTTGACGAGGATGGAGTGTTGTACCCTTGACAATGATGCCACCAAGCTGATTCAATGGTACTAAATCGGCAAATTCGAGTCCATACCCGAAAGTACCCGAAGCGGTTAAGATTGGATTCTTAAACTCAATGTCATTTATTTTTACATTTAGAGCTGCCATAATAACTTCTTAATATTTAACACTGGACCTTCTGTACAGACGCAGATATGGCCGTCAGTAGTATCTTCCACGCAACAAAGACAGGCTCCCAATCCGCACGCCATATCATTCTCTAACGAAACTTCGCATGCTATGTCGTTCTGTTTGGCATAGCGTGCCACCGACATCATCATGGGTTTGGGTCCACAGGTAGCAATACGGTCGAATTGTTCTTCCTTGAGAATGGAATGATTGGTTACATAACCCTTCTCGCCTTCTGAACCATCTTCCGTGGTGAGATACAGGTCACCAAGCTCACTAAACATGTCCTTTTCAAGCAATTCATCAGCGGTTCGGGCTCCTAATAAGAACGAAGGGCGCACTCCCATCTCCACCAATCGCTTCCCCAAGAAAAGCATAGGAGCGATTCCAACACCACCTCCAACGAGCAAGAAACGCTCATCGGTAGAACGTGGCATGGTAAAACTATTTCCGAGTGGTAACAAACAATTGACCTTCTCACCAGGTTTCTTTCGTACCAGATGACGGGTTCCTTCACCTATCGCAGCCACAAGCAATAAAATCTCATTGCGTTCGTAATCCACCATGTTAATAGAAATGGGCCGACGCAAGTAGGTTGAAGGTGAATCGTCAATATGAACCTGTACGAATTGGCCTGGATGCATCTCGGGCAATGTCGATGAAGCACGCAATCGCATGAGCCAATGACGATCACTTAATTGCTCTGTTGCTTGTACAAGGAAATCTTCACAAATCTTTCTCATTGAACAATTTCGTTATAATAGTATTAAAATAGGAAGTCATGGACAAATCTTAAACCGCGACACGCGAGGGTAATGATATTACATATAGACCTCGATTGCCTAAACATAGAATAAGCTCAGCTTTGAATAAACACCTATTTAAATTGAATAATCGTGAAACACATTATTATATTAAGTGCAAAGTTAGCACAAATAGAACACACTCACAAATGAAAGAAATAAATAAAAACACCAATAGCAATAATCATTCAATCTTTTGGAAGATTGAACAAAATAGAAAAGCTTATACTGAGTATGGAATAACAATTAACCAATTGACTGAAATGGTTCTGTAAATGTTACACGATACGCTTATTTTTTAGGCACAAAAGTCTCCCACGTTTGGTCATCATAGAATACTCTTATTTCAGCAATCTTACGCGGATTATTGTCAATATATTTCGTATTGTTATTAGTGACTTGTTGAAGTTGATTACGTTGCTCTACAAAACTTAACTGCGGTTGAACTACATTACTCTCTGATGGAGTAGAAGGAGAGTCATCGAAGTTTAAAACAGATTCAGCAGAAGAAGCCGAAACTGCATGATTATCGATATCACCTGTATATTCATCCATAAACATAGGACCATTGCCATACAATAACCAATCTAAATTAATAGTTGGAAATTTCTTCTTGATGGCATCGATATGATTCAATGTTGGTTTTGTACGATCATTAAAAATGCTACTCAAAGAAGCAGGTGAAATATCCAATGCCTCAGCAAAAGTTTGCTGATTCATGTGCTGAGCATTCATCAATTGTTTTATTCGATCTTTCATTTTATCCGTCATTCAACTTAAAATAGGCCAAAAAAGGCAATTCTCATTGACTTTACAAAGATAAACAATAAAAATCACAAAACAAACAAATCTATATCATATTTAGTATTCAATAGTTTGAATTTAGTTATTTATATTTATAAAACCGACATTAAAAGAATGTAATACAACAACTTTTCATATAGATACATGAATTACATCCTTAAATATTGACTTTGTATAAATGTAGCAAAAAATTATAAAAATCTGGGAATAAATGCATTATCGTTTATCATTCTACTGTATACAGGCTCTATTCCATGAAATTAAGTAGGAATCAATGGTTATATGTAGAAAACAGAAGAAGAAAAACATTATAATGATTGATTATCAGTAACTTAAAGCAAGTTCTTGCTATTGCATATTTATAATTATCAAACATGAAATCTAAATATTTACGTTTTAATATTGTGTTTTTATGTTATGATTTATGTATACGTTCATGAATTTATAGAAAATAGCCGTTTTTAAATTTGCAATCACAAATCAGAAAGAATGTAATCTTTTATGGTTTGAAATCACAAAAATAGTTAACTGTAAATTTACTGATGGTAGAAAGATGAAAAATCGCCATAATTTCAATATTCTGAAACAAGGTACAGGGTGCGCTTAAATTTGCGAATTATGAGCACACTAAAATGCGAAGAACCTTGATTCCATCAGGGTTTAACGGCAAAAAACATGAAAAATGAAAATTGTATTCTAGACGAAAATAAGCTAAAATGAGGTCTATTTCAGGCAAAAAAGAGCTTTTTAAGCATGCGAAAAACCCTCTTTAGGTGGAAAAAGCTACCCTATTAGCGCCCAATTTGAAGTTATTAGGGACCTATTTGAAATTATTAGAGGCCCATTTGAACTTATGGAAGGCTTTTGAAGTTTATTTAGGAGGAACCCGTTTGATGTTATTTAGAATCCAAATGGGTATTTTTTCAATGCAGAATATAAAAAATAAGCTCCTTCATGAGATCCCCTGTCGATGTGTAGGGATTGTTGATTCCTTTGCTTTTAGCATCAATTTCTCTAAACTTAGCAATGATCTGCATGGTTTTCTTACCTGAATAATTTTTCATTCCTATGATATAATCACGCGCAGCCCACCCTCCTCTTAGATCCAAAAATTGTGCAACAGCATTCTCATTTTTGGTGGGAGCATAATAGGCAATCATCAGATTTTGGAAATAACTGAAGAGCAAAGGAAGAAAAGAAAATATAGACCCTGCTTTGGGATTATTGTCAAAATATTTGATTATCTGATTGGCTTTAAAAACATCTCGATTGACCAAGGCACTTCTCAGTTCGAAAGCATTGAAATCTTTGCTCACGCCAATTTGCTTTTCAATGACCTCAGGCACAACCACTCGATTGTTTTCCGGAAGCGAAATCAGCAATTTGTCCAGCACAGAAATCATCCGATTCAAATCCGATCCAATATGATCGGCAATCATCGCTGTCGACTTATAATCGATGGTCACGTTTTTCTGTTTCAGATACGAAGCGATGAAAGAAGGCAGTTCTGACTCTCTCATCTTTTTACTTTCAAAAACTACACCTAAAGCTTCAGATCTTCCAATCAGTTTTTTTCGTCTGTCGATGGTGCCATTTTTGTGGCAAAGCACTAAGATTGTTGATTTAACAGGGTTTTTCAGATATTTTTCAATCACGTCAGTTCCACGCAAGTTTTGCGCTTCTTTCACGATGACGACTCGATATTCGGCCATCATTGGATATCCCTTTGCCAGATCTACAATCTGTGCAGCATTGATGTCAGAACCAAAAACTATGTTTTGATTGAAGTCACGCTCTTCGGGTTGCAGGACGTTTTCGGCGATATAATCCGAAATTTTATCGATAAAATACGACTCCTCACCCATTAATATATAAATAGGTGAAAAATGACGTGCCTGAAGATCACGCATGATAGAATCGTATGTGGGTCCTGTTCGAGCCATTATCACTAAAGACTTGATATGAGATGGTCATGAAAAACAACCATATCCATTGGCATTTCAATCACGAACCGTGTAATCTCTATCAGGTCTTTTTCTTTTCTTGTTTTTTTATTAACTTTGTATCTGAATGCAAAATTACTAAAATGTATCCATTAAACCTACCCCATTACCAAATAAAATTAGGCGGCACGAAAGACAAACCCACCATTTTCGACATTCTCCGCAAGAGATATGTCGCACTTACACCTGAAGAA
Encoded proteins:
- a CDS encoding SPFH domain-containing protein, whose amino-acid sequence is MIATYVLVAIVVLALIFVKQAIIIIPQSETKIVERLGKYYATLSPGINVIIPFIDRAKNIVTLNRGRYIYSTSIDLREQVYDFDKQNVITKDNIQMQINALLYFQIVDPFKAVYEINNLPNAIEKLTQTTLRNIIGELELDQTLTSRDTINTKLRAVLDDATNKWGIKVNRVELQDITPPESVLQAMEKQMQAERNKRATILTSEGEKQAAILQSEGEKTSTINRAEATKQQAILFAEGEATARIRKAEAEAIAIQKITEAVGKSTNPANYLLAQKYIAMMQELASGDKSKTVYLPYEATNLLGSIGGIKDLFKAE
- a CDS encoding NfeD family protein, producing the protein MIEYISQNLWLVWTIVAMLCLIIELGSGDFFVTCFAIGALGAMVSSLFDVPLWLQIIIFAVCSVLSLVFVRPPLVHALHASGDNRVSNAEALIGRTGTVEEPITGEQSGYVKIDGDVWKAVSTDLETIQRGERVRVVKMDSIILTVERCL
- a CDS encoding M48 family metallopeptidase, translated to MNKAKILLLTFATALLVACGTTRTVPITGRKQNLMVSDEQVLSLSKQEYDKYMASATKSSNAANTAMVRRVGQRLARAVETYFSSHGLSEELQHYSWEFNLVADKQANAFCMPGGKIVVYEGLLPYTQDEPSLAVVVGHEIAHAVARHSAEQMSKQIRDHLGVQVLGGALGALGVGNTTTQIAQVVAQQGLQFRNLKYSRDHELEADNMGLIFAAMAGYDPRVAVPFWQRMASGKGNQSDMFSTHPTDAKRIAALQRLMPTALQYYNGGSGAAATPAPKTSRKLTNKKQSSRQKTVSASSLYRNTGK
- a CDS encoding dihydroorotate dehydrogenase translates to MAALNVKINDIEFKNPILTASGTFGYGLEFADLVPLNQLGGIIVKGTTLHPRQGNKYPRMAETPHGMLNCVGLQNKGVDYFCSEIYPKIKDIDTHMIVNVSGNTPDDYAECAARIDALDKIPAIELNISCPNVKQGGMAFGVTCAGAAAVVKAVRQTYHKTLIVKLSPNVTDVAEIARACEAEGADSVSLINTLMGMAIDVERRKPVLSIATGGLSGPVVKPVALRMVWQVAKAVSIPVIGLGGISTAKDAIEFFMAGATAIQIGTANFVDPMATIHVRDGVNRWLDDHGCASVTEIIGALNV
- a CDS encoding dihydroorotate dehydrogenase electron transfer subunit; amino-acid sequence: MRKICEDFLVQATEQLSDRHWLMRLRASSTLPEMHPGQFVQVHIDDSPSTYLRRPISINMVDYERNEILLLVAAIGEGTRHLVRKKPGEKVNCLLPLGNSFTMPRSTDERFLLVGGGVGIAPMLFLGKRLVEMGVRPSFLLGARTADELLEKDMFSELGDLYLTTEDGSEGEKGYVTNHSILKEEQFDRIATCGPKPMMMSVARYAKQNDIACEVSLENDMACGLGACLCCVEDTTDGHICVCTEGPVLNIKKLLWQL
- a CDS encoding helix-turn-helix domain-containing protein, translated to MKDRIKQLMNAQHMNQQTFAEALDISPASLSSIFNDRTKPTLNHIDAIKKKFPTINLDWLLYGNGPMFMDEYTGDIDNHAVSASSAESVLNFDDSPSTPSESNVVQPQLSFVEQRNQLQQVTNNNTKYIDNNPRKIAEIRVFYDDQTWETFVPKK
- the holA gene encoding DNA polymerase III subunit delta codes for the protein MARTGPTYDSIMRDLQARHFSPIYILMGEESYFIDKISDYIAENVLQPEERDFNQNIVFGSDINAAQIVDLAKGYPMMAEYRVVIVKEAQNLRGTDVIEKYLKNPVKSTILVLCHKNGTIDRRKKLIGRSEALGVVFESKKMRESELPSFIASYLKQKNVTIDYKSTAMIADHIGSDLNRMISVLDKLLISLPENNRVVVPEVIEKQIGVSKDFNAFELRSALVNRDVFKANQIIKYFDNNPKAGSIFSFLPLLFSYFQNLMIAYYAPTKNENAVAQFLDLRGGWAARDYIIGMKNYSGKKTMQIIAKFREIDAKSKGINNPYTSTGDLMKELIFYILH